A window from Citrus sinensis cultivar Valencia sweet orange chromosome 3, DVS_A1.0, whole genome shotgun sequence encodes these proteins:
- the LOC102607212 gene encoding uncharacterized protein LOC102607212 isoform X1 → MASRKKRGISMDGILWQQAESQRRASSSRLLTHVDEEDDSTQARQARGPALGVAQWGSGKIMHLDFNSEWQVIGPNSNKFKTQLGIIARNGHKVPLTYVEWIDMPENILKDIWKEVKDNTDAPDAYKSHCLRNIGKLWKNWKSRLKCDHYNNKTYVERIAFTPPRVVAEQWRTLVAYWGTEEAKATAEKNKTNRAQVSSVHRTGRTSFAIKREQMKKKGKKTDRISVFIETRSKPDGSIADPESVEIIFECSQSQFHERLSQIPKEQQTEAVRDQVFTEVMGPDGHGYVRTYGHGPSPADLLRENSRLNYELVKEELSRLQSNYDDLQCKYTDLQRKYDEMYSFMQRYFDGFAAEIHTSASEQGSDASSTQHLQHVDADAETDDDL, encoded by the exons ATGGCatcaagaaaaaagagaggTATATCCATGGATGGTATACTTTGGCAGCAGGCAGAGTCACAAAGACGAGCCTCATCTTCTCGTCTTCTTACACATGTAGATGAAGAAG ATGACTCAACTCAGGCGAGGCAAGCTCGTGGCCCTGCTCTTGGTGTTGCCCAATGGGGCTCAGGGAAAATAATgcatttagattttaattctGAATGGCAAGTGATTGGTCCAAATTCCAATAAGTTTAAAACCCAACTTGGGATTATTGCAAGGAATGGGCATAAGGTTCCTCTGACATATGTTGAGTGGATTGACATGCCAGAGAATATTCTTAAAGATATTTGGAAAGAAGTGAAA GATAACACCGATGCTCCTGACGCTTACAAATCCCATTGCTTAAGGAACATAGGAAAACTTTGGAAGAACTGGAAGAGTCGGTTGAAGTGTGACCATTATAATAACAAGACATATGTAGAACGCATTGCATTCACTCCTCCTAGAGTTGTTGCAGAGCAATGGAGGACACTTGTAGCTTATTGGGGCACTGAGGAAGCTAAG GCCACAGCAGAGAAGAACAAAACCAATCGTGCACAAGTGTCTTCAGTTCATAGGACAGGTCGAACTTCATTTGCCATTAAGAGAGAGCAG atgaagaaaaaaggaaaaaagacgGATCGGATAAGTGTTTTCATTGAGACTCGATCAAAGCCTGATGGTAGTATAGCTGATCCAGAGAGCGTTGAAATAATT TTTGAATGTTCTCAGAGTCAATTTCATGAACGTCTGTCTCAAATACCGAAAGAACAGCAAACAGAAGCTGTGAGAGATCAAGTATTTACAGAAGTTATGGGACCTGATGGTCATGGATATGTTCGAACCTATGGGCATGGGCCATCACCCGCAGATTTGTTACGTGAAAATTCAAGACTAAATTATGAACTGGTAAAAGAGGAGTTAAGCCGTTTGCAATCCAACTATGATGACCTTCAATGCAAATACACTGACCTGCAGAGGAAATATGATGAAATGTATTCATTTATGCAACGGTATTTTGATGGATTTGCTGCTGAGATTCACACATCTGCAAGTGAGCAG GGTTCAGATGCTTCTAGCACGCAGCACCTCCAACATGTAGACGCTGATGCAGAGACTGATGATGACTTGTAG
- the LOC102606923 gene encoding dof zinc finger protein DOF4.6-like, with the protein MDTAYHWPQGIGFVTPMEAGSNPTLERRPKPQRERVLNCPRCNSTDTKFCYYNNYSFSQPRHFCKTCRRYWTAGGSLRNVPVGGGSRKNKRSSSSSGLSMNLTDLNTPCFPDQSAVSSDHNPNSTIHHEYHRDLKLAYPPNYTESKISSSSSASSSEFNSFMGMPAAASNSNANATCQSGNILLQEPKKTLDFSSSDGFENNGARLWFPLQDIKPEISNTTTDRFELNRGQAQAESTGYWTRLLGGGSW; encoded by the exons ATGGATACCGCTTATCACTGGCCACAG GGAATTGGATTTGTTACACCCATGGAAGCAGGTTCAAATCCTACGTTAGAGAGGAGGCCAAAGCCACAAAGAGAAAGAGTATTGAACTGTCCAAGGTGTAATTCAACTGATACCAAGTTTTGTTACTACAACAACTACAGCTTTTCTCAGCCAAGACATTTCTGCAAGACTTGCAGAAGATATTGGACAGCAGGTGGGTCTCTGAGAAATGTTCCAGTGGGTGGAGGTTCAAGAAAGAACAagagatcatcatcatcatctggTTTATCAATGAACCTTACTGATCTCAACACTCCTTGTTTCCCTGATCAGTCTGCAGTCTCATCAGATCATAACCCTAACTCTACGATCCATCATGAATATCATCGGGATCTCAAACTAGCTTACCCTCCAAATTATACTGAAAGCAAaatctcatcatcatcatcagcttCATCAAGTGAATTTAATTCATTCATGGGGATGCCAGCTGCTGCTTCAAATTCAAATGCAAATGCAACATGCCAATCTGGCAACATACTCTTgcaagaaccaaaaaaaaccCTTGATTTTTCATCATCAGATGGATTTGAGAATAATGGTGCAAGACTTTGGTTTCCTCTGCAAGATATAAAGCCAGAGATTTCAAACACTACTACTGATCGTTTTGAGCTAAATAGAGGCCAAGCACAAGCAGAGTCTACTGGATATTGGACTCGTTTGTTGGGTGGAGGCTCGtggtaa
- the LOC102607212 gene encoding uncharacterized protein LOC102607212 isoform X2, producing the protein MASRKKRGISMDGILWQQAESQRRASSSRLLTHVDEEDDSTQARQARGPALGVAQWGSGKIMHLDFNSEWQVIGPNSNKFKTQLGIIARNGHKVPLTYVEWIDMPENILKDIWKEVKDNTDAPDAYKSHCLRNIGKLWKNWKSRLKCDHYNNKTYVERIAFTPPRVVAEQWRTLVAYWGTEEAKATAEKNKTNRAQVSSVHRTGRTSFAIKREQMKKKGKKTDRISVFIETRSKPDGSIADPESVEIISQFHERLSQIPKEQQTEAVRDQVFTEVMGPDGHGYVRTYGHGPSPADLLRENSRLNYELVKEELSRLQSNYDDLQCKYTDLQRKYDEMYSFMQRYFDGFAAEIHTSASEQGSDASSTQHLQHVDADAETDDDL; encoded by the exons ATGGCatcaagaaaaaagagaggTATATCCATGGATGGTATACTTTGGCAGCAGGCAGAGTCACAAAGACGAGCCTCATCTTCTCGTCTTCTTACACATGTAGATGAAGAAG ATGACTCAACTCAGGCGAGGCAAGCTCGTGGCCCTGCTCTTGGTGTTGCCCAATGGGGCTCAGGGAAAATAATgcatttagattttaattctGAATGGCAAGTGATTGGTCCAAATTCCAATAAGTTTAAAACCCAACTTGGGATTATTGCAAGGAATGGGCATAAGGTTCCTCTGACATATGTTGAGTGGATTGACATGCCAGAGAATATTCTTAAAGATATTTGGAAAGAAGTGAAA GATAACACCGATGCTCCTGACGCTTACAAATCCCATTGCTTAAGGAACATAGGAAAACTTTGGAAGAACTGGAAGAGTCGGTTGAAGTGTGACCATTATAATAACAAGACATATGTAGAACGCATTGCATTCACTCCTCCTAGAGTTGTTGCAGAGCAATGGAGGACACTTGTAGCTTATTGGGGCACTGAGGAAGCTAAG GCCACAGCAGAGAAGAACAAAACCAATCGTGCACAAGTGTCTTCAGTTCATAGGACAGGTCGAACTTCATTTGCCATTAAGAGAGAGCAG atgaagaaaaaaggaaaaaagacgGATCGGATAAGTGTTTTCATTGAGACTCGATCAAAGCCTGATGGTAGTATAGCTGATCCAGAGAGCGTTGAAATAATT AGTCAATTTCATGAACGTCTGTCTCAAATACCGAAAGAACAGCAAACAGAAGCTGTGAGAGATCAAGTATTTACAGAAGTTATGGGACCTGATGGTCATGGATATGTTCGAACCTATGGGCATGGGCCATCACCCGCAGATTTGTTACGTGAAAATTCAAGACTAAATTATGAACTGGTAAAAGAGGAGTTAAGCCGTTTGCAATCCAACTATGATGACCTTCAATGCAAATACACTGACCTGCAGAGGAAATATGATGAAATGTATTCATTTATGCAACGGTATTTTGATGGATTTGCTGCTGAGATTCACACATCTGCAAGTGAGCAG GGTTCAGATGCTTCTAGCACGCAGCACCTCCAACATGTAGACGCTGATGCAGAGACTGATGATGACTTGTAG
- the LOC102607212 gene encoding uncharacterized protein LOC102607212 isoform X5 produces MASRKKRGISMDGILWQQAESQRRASSSRLLTHVDEEDDSTQARQARGPALGVAQWGSGKIMHLDFNSEWQVIGPNSNKFKTQLGIIARNGHKVPLTYVEWIDMPENILKDIWKEVKDNTDAPDAYKSHCLRNIGKLWKNWKSRLKCDHYNNKTYVERIAFTPPRVVAEQWRTLVAYWGTEEAKATAEKNKTNRAQVSSVHRTGRTSFAIKREQSQFHERLSQIPKEQQTEAVRDQVFTEVMGPDGHGYVRTYGHGPSPADLLRENSRLNYELVKEELSRLQSNYDDLQCKYTDLQRKYDEMYSFMQRYFDGFAAEIHTSASEQGSDASSTQHLQHVDADAETDDDL; encoded by the exons ATGGCatcaagaaaaaagagaggTATATCCATGGATGGTATACTTTGGCAGCAGGCAGAGTCACAAAGACGAGCCTCATCTTCTCGTCTTCTTACACATGTAGATGAAGAAG ATGACTCAACTCAGGCGAGGCAAGCTCGTGGCCCTGCTCTTGGTGTTGCCCAATGGGGCTCAGGGAAAATAATgcatttagattttaattctGAATGGCAAGTGATTGGTCCAAATTCCAATAAGTTTAAAACCCAACTTGGGATTATTGCAAGGAATGGGCATAAGGTTCCTCTGACATATGTTGAGTGGATTGACATGCCAGAGAATATTCTTAAAGATATTTGGAAAGAAGTGAAA GATAACACCGATGCTCCTGACGCTTACAAATCCCATTGCTTAAGGAACATAGGAAAACTTTGGAAGAACTGGAAGAGTCGGTTGAAGTGTGACCATTATAATAACAAGACATATGTAGAACGCATTGCATTCACTCCTCCTAGAGTTGTTGCAGAGCAATGGAGGACACTTGTAGCTTATTGGGGCACTGAGGAAGCTAAG GCCACAGCAGAGAAGAACAAAACCAATCGTGCACAAGTGTCTTCAGTTCATAGGACAGGTCGAACTTCATTTGCCATTAAGAGAGAGCAG AGTCAATTTCATGAACGTCTGTCTCAAATACCGAAAGAACAGCAAACAGAAGCTGTGAGAGATCAAGTATTTACAGAAGTTATGGGACCTGATGGTCATGGATATGTTCGAACCTATGGGCATGGGCCATCACCCGCAGATTTGTTACGTGAAAATTCAAGACTAAATTATGAACTGGTAAAAGAGGAGTTAAGCCGTTTGCAATCCAACTATGATGACCTTCAATGCAAATACACTGACCTGCAGAGGAAATATGATGAAATGTATTCATTTATGCAACGGTATTTTGATGGATTTGCTGCTGAGATTCACACATCTGCAAGTGAGCAG GGTTCAGATGCTTCTAGCACGCAGCACCTCCAACATGTAGACGCTGATGCAGAGACTGATGATGACTTGTAG
- the LOC102607212 gene encoding uncharacterized protein LOC102607212 isoform X7 gives MASRKKRGISMDGILWQQAESQRRASSSRLLTHVDEEDDSTQARQARGPALGVAQWGSGKIMHLDFNSEWQVIGPNSNKFKTQLGIIARNGHKVPLTYVEWIDMPENILKDIWKEVKDNTDAPDAYKSHCLRNIGKLWKNWKSRLKCDHYNNKTYVERIAFTPPRVVAEQWRTLVAYWGTEEAKATAEKNKTNRAQVSSVHRTGRTSFAIKREQQTEAVRDQVFTEVMGPDGHGYVRTYGHGPSPADLLRENSRLNYELVKEELSRLQSNYDDLQCKYTDLQRKYDEMYSFMQRYFDGFAAEIHTSASEQGSDASSTQHLQHVDADAETDDDL, from the exons ATGGCatcaagaaaaaagagaggTATATCCATGGATGGTATACTTTGGCAGCAGGCAGAGTCACAAAGACGAGCCTCATCTTCTCGTCTTCTTACACATGTAGATGAAGAAG ATGACTCAACTCAGGCGAGGCAAGCTCGTGGCCCTGCTCTTGGTGTTGCCCAATGGGGCTCAGGGAAAATAATgcatttagattttaattctGAATGGCAAGTGATTGGTCCAAATTCCAATAAGTTTAAAACCCAACTTGGGATTATTGCAAGGAATGGGCATAAGGTTCCTCTGACATATGTTGAGTGGATTGACATGCCAGAGAATATTCTTAAAGATATTTGGAAAGAAGTGAAA GATAACACCGATGCTCCTGACGCTTACAAATCCCATTGCTTAAGGAACATAGGAAAACTTTGGAAGAACTGGAAGAGTCGGTTGAAGTGTGACCATTATAATAACAAGACATATGTAGAACGCATTGCATTCACTCCTCCTAGAGTTGTTGCAGAGCAATGGAGGACACTTGTAGCTTATTGGGGCACTGAGGAAGCTAAG GCCACAGCAGAGAAGAACAAAACCAATCGTGCACAAGTGTCTTCAGTTCATAGGACAGGTCGAACTTCATTTGCCATTAAGAGAGAGCAG CAAACAGAAGCTGTGAGAGATCAAGTATTTACAGAAGTTATGGGACCTGATGGTCATGGATATGTTCGAACCTATGGGCATGGGCCATCACCCGCAGATTTGTTACGTGAAAATTCAAGACTAAATTATGAACTGGTAAAAGAGGAGTTAAGCCGTTTGCAATCCAACTATGATGACCTTCAATGCAAATACACTGACCTGCAGAGGAAATATGATGAAATGTATTCATTTATGCAACGGTATTTTGATGGATTTGCTGCTGAGATTCACACATCTGCAAGTGAGCAG GGTTCAGATGCTTCTAGCACGCAGCACCTCCAACATGTAGACGCTGATGCAGAGACTGATGATGACTTGTAG
- the LOC102607212 gene encoding uncharacterized protein LOC102607212 isoform X3 yields the protein MASRKKRGISMDGILWQQAESQRRASSSRLLTHVDEEDDSTQARQARGPALGVAQWGSGKIMHLDFNSEWQVIGPNSNKFKTQLGIIARNGHKVPLTYVEWIDMPENILKDIWKEVKDNTDAPDAYKSHCLRNIGKLWKNWKSRLKCDHYNNKTYVERIAFTPPRVVAEQWRTLVAYWGTEEAKATAEKNKTNRAQVSSVHRTGRTSFAIKREQMKKKGKKTDRISVFIETRSKPDGSIADPESVEIIFECSQSQFHERLSQIPKEQQTEAVRDQVFTEVMGPDGHGYVRTYGHGPSPADLLRENSRLNYELVKEELSRLQSNYDDLQCKYTDLQRKYDEMYSFMQRYFDGFAAEIHTSASEQDDKPELRKGSVCVIGII from the exons ATGGCatcaagaaaaaagagaggTATATCCATGGATGGTATACTTTGGCAGCAGGCAGAGTCACAAAGACGAGCCTCATCTTCTCGTCTTCTTACACATGTAGATGAAGAAG ATGACTCAACTCAGGCGAGGCAAGCTCGTGGCCCTGCTCTTGGTGTTGCCCAATGGGGCTCAGGGAAAATAATgcatttagattttaattctGAATGGCAAGTGATTGGTCCAAATTCCAATAAGTTTAAAACCCAACTTGGGATTATTGCAAGGAATGGGCATAAGGTTCCTCTGACATATGTTGAGTGGATTGACATGCCAGAGAATATTCTTAAAGATATTTGGAAAGAAGTGAAA GATAACACCGATGCTCCTGACGCTTACAAATCCCATTGCTTAAGGAACATAGGAAAACTTTGGAAGAACTGGAAGAGTCGGTTGAAGTGTGACCATTATAATAACAAGACATATGTAGAACGCATTGCATTCACTCCTCCTAGAGTTGTTGCAGAGCAATGGAGGACACTTGTAGCTTATTGGGGCACTGAGGAAGCTAAG GCCACAGCAGAGAAGAACAAAACCAATCGTGCACAAGTGTCTTCAGTTCATAGGACAGGTCGAACTTCATTTGCCATTAAGAGAGAGCAG atgaagaaaaaaggaaaaaagacgGATCGGATAAGTGTTTTCATTGAGACTCGATCAAAGCCTGATGGTAGTATAGCTGATCCAGAGAGCGTTGAAATAATT TTTGAATGTTCTCAGAGTCAATTTCATGAACGTCTGTCTCAAATACCGAAAGAACAGCAAACAGAAGCTGTGAGAGATCAAGTATTTACAGAAGTTATGGGACCTGATGGTCATGGATATGTTCGAACCTATGGGCATGGGCCATCACCCGCAGATTTGTTACGTGAAAATTCAAGACTAAATTATGAACTGGTAAAAGAGGAGTTAAGCCGTTTGCAATCCAACTATGATGACCTTCAATGCAAATACACTGACCTGCAGAGGAAATATGATGAAATGTATTCATTTATGCAACGGTATTTTGATGGATTTGCTGCTGAGATTCACACATCTGCAAGTGAGCAG GATGATAAACCTGAACTCAGAAAAGGGAGCGTGTGCGTCATTGGAATAATCTGA
- the LOC102607212 gene encoding uncharacterized protein LOC102607212 isoform X4, which translates to MASRKKRGISMDGILWQQAESQRRASSSRLLTHVDEEDDSTQARQARGPALGVAQWGSGKIMHLDFNSEWQVIGPNSNKFKTQLGIIARNGHKVPLTYVEWIDMPENILKDIWKEVKDNTDAPDAYKSHCLRNIGKLWKNWKSRLKCDHYNNKTYVERIAFTPPRVVAEQWRTLVAYWGTEEAKATAEKNKTNRAQVSSVHRTGRTSFAIKREQMKKKGKKTDRISVFIETRSKPDGSIADPESVEIIQTEAVRDQVFTEVMGPDGHGYVRTYGHGPSPADLLRENSRLNYELVKEELSRLQSNYDDLQCKYTDLQRKYDEMYSFMQRYFDGFAAEIHTSASEQGSDASSTQHLQHVDADAETDDDL; encoded by the exons ATGGCatcaagaaaaaagagaggTATATCCATGGATGGTATACTTTGGCAGCAGGCAGAGTCACAAAGACGAGCCTCATCTTCTCGTCTTCTTACACATGTAGATGAAGAAG ATGACTCAACTCAGGCGAGGCAAGCTCGTGGCCCTGCTCTTGGTGTTGCCCAATGGGGCTCAGGGAAAATAATgcatttagattttaattctGAATGGCAAGTGATTGGTCCAAATTCCAATAAGTTTAAAACCCAACTTGGGATTATTGCAAGGAATGGGCATAAGGTTCCTCTGACATATGTTGAGTGGATTGACATGCCAGAGAATATTCTTAAAGATATTTGGAAAGAAGTGAAA GATAACACCGATGCTCCTGACGCTTACAAATCCCATTGCTTAAGGAACATAGGAAAACTTTGGAAGAACTGGAAGAGTCGGTTGAAGTGTGACCATTATAATAACAAGACATATGTAGAACGCATTGCATTCACTCCTCCTAGAGTTGTTGCAGAGCAATGGAGGACACTTGTAGCTTATTGGGGCACTGAGGAAGCTAAG GCCACAGCAGAGAAGAACAAAACCAATCGTGCACAAGTGTCTTCAGTTCATAGGACAGGTCGAACTTCATTTGCCATTAAGAGAGAGCAG atgaagaaaaaaggaaaaaagacgGATCGGATAAGTGTTTTCATTGAGACTCGATCAAAGCCTGATGGTAGTATAGCTGATCCAGAGAGCGTTGAAATAATT CAAACAGAAGCTGTGAGAGATCAAGTATTTACAGAAGTTATGGGACCTGATGGTCATGGATATGTTCGAACCTATGGGCATGGGCCATCACCCGCAGATTTGTTACGTGAAAATTCAAGACTAAATTATGAACTGGTAAAAGAGGAGTTAAGCCGTTTGCAATCCAACTATGATGACCTTCAATGCAAATACACTGACCTGCAGAGGAAATATGATGAAATGTATTCATTTATGCAACGGTATTTTGATGGATTTGCTGCTGAGATTCACACATCTGCAAGTGAGCAG GGTTCAGATGCTTCTAGCACGCAGCACCTCCAACATGTAGACGCTGATGCAGAGACTGATGATGACTTGTAG
- the LOC102607212 gene encoding uncharacterized protein LOC102607212 isoform X6 yields MKKARQARGPALGVAQWGSGKIMHLDFNSEWQVIGPNSNKFKTQLGIIARNGHKVPLTYVEWIDMPENILKDIWKEVKDNTDAPDAYKSHCLRNIGKLWKNWKSRLKCDHYNNKTYVERIAFTPPRVVAEQWRTLVAYWGTEEAKATAEKNKTNRAQVSSVHRTGRTSFAIKREQMKKKGKKTDRISVFIETRSKPDGSIADPESVEIIFECSQSQFHERLSQIPKEQQTEAVRDQVFTEVMGPDGHGYVRTYGHGPSPADLLRENSRLNYELVKEELSRLQSNYDDLQCKYTDLQRKYDEMYSFMQRYFDGFAAEIHTSASEQGSDASSTQHLQHVDADAETDDDL; encoded by the exons ATGAAGAAG GCGAGGCAAGCTCGTGGCCCTGCTCTTGGTGTTGCCCAATGGGGCTCAGGGAAAATAATgcatttagattttaattctGAATGGCAAGTGATTGGTCCAAATTCCAATAAGTTTAAAACCCAACTTGGGATTATTGCAAGGAATGGGCATAAGGTTCCTCTGACATATGTTGAGTGGATTGACATGCCAGAGAATATTCTTAAAGATATTTGGAAAGAAGTGAAA GATAACACCGATGCTCCTGACGCTTACAAATCCCATTGCTTAAGGAACATAGGAAAACTTTGGAAGAACTGGAAGAGTCGGTTGAAGTGTGACCATTATAATAACAAGACATATGTAGAACGCATTGCATTCACTCCTCCTAGAGTTGTTGCAGAGCAATGGAGGACACTTGTAGCTTATTGGGGCACTGAGGAAGCTAAG GCCACAGCAGAGAAGAACAAAACCAATCGTGCACAAGTGTCTTCAGTTCATAGGACAGGTCGAACTTCATTTGCCATTAAGAGAGAGCAG atgaagaaaaaaggaaaaaagacgGATCGGATAAGTGTTTTCATTGAGACTCGATCAAAGCCTGATGGTAGTATAGCTGATCCAGAGAGCGTTGAAATAATT TTTGAATGTTCTCAGAGTCAATTTCATGAACGTCTGTCTCAAATACCGAAAGAACAGCAAACAGAAGCTGTGAGAGATCAAGTATTTACAGAAGTTATGGGACCTGATGGTCATGGATATGTTCGAACCTATGGGCATGGGCCATCACCCGCAGATTTGTTACGTGAAAATTCAAGACTAAATTATGAACTGGTAAAAGAGGAGTTAAGCCGTTTGCAATCCAACTATGATGACCTTCAATGCAAATACACTGACCTGCAGAGGAAATATGATGAAATGTATTCATTTATGCAACGGTATTTTGATGGATTTGCTGCTGAGATTCACACATCTGCAAGTGAGCAG GGTTCAGATGCTTCTAGCACGCAGCACCTCCAACATGTAGACGCTGATGCAGAGACTGATGATGACTTGTAG